TCTCACTTTTGCATATCTTCAATCCCTTTTAAATGTGAGGATAGAAAATAATATCCATCATCTGCATTACACTTGTGATCTGCCTGTTCCAGACTTGAGTGTGAAGTGCAAATAAGGACCTTGCGCTATGGAGCCCACGAGTGGTCTCCTAGCACTGAGCTGATCTTAATGTGTGTGTTCTGATGACTTCTTTGTTCCCACCATCTTCCTTCCTGGGCCATGGCTCGGTGGAGGGAGACAGTGTGCAACAGGAATGTGCTGAAGgagctctcttttcctttcagaaaAAGGACAGAAGTCAGAGAATATATAGCATGAAAATAGATAggatctatttcttttctttttcttttcttttgcagtaGTATGAGATAAGTAGTATAAGATTCTTTCTTAAACCTGGGTCATCACTGGAGGGGTGGTGGTAGCAAAATGACCATAAGATAGTGATATCTGAGAGTTTACCCTTATCATCCTTATTCTGCTTTGTAGAATTTCCTGCTTCTTAATCTGTAGTGATAACACTGAGATTAGGAAGATCAGTTTTACAAGCTCATTTTAAACCAGTTGTTAGCAATGGTTTACGGCCTTTGACTTAATAGGACTGTTGAGAGTTTATTAAAAACCTGTAGgccaaacattttaaaatgagtgATGCAAAGGAATGAGATAATGTGAGAAATCTTGATCTCCTGATAGCTGATGTTAGAAGAAAAGCAGATGCAGACCTACATGGTGAGTTCACATGTCTAAGGCTCCGAGGCATATACACTTCAACAGTAGTAATGagtaacattaaaaaagaataaaagctctACCTAGAAATGGGAACCACCAAGCGTTGCTAAGTAAAGCATTTCTAGGTAGGAACTAATCAACTGCTTTTCAGCCTGAAGTCTTGAGGAATAGGAAAGCTCCAGCTTCTGCAAATATTATATGAAGAGGCAACCCACTATTCTTGGACTTATAGATCTAACTTACCAGATTGAAGGGCACTTGCTCTTTTAATAACTGAACTAGCTGGCCCCTGCATGCCGAGTTGCTATGGTGATATGAGCTCAGTGACTTCTCTTCTCTCTTGTGGAATGTAGGTGAAAAGAATGGAAGGGAGCCTGATGATGCTGAACTGGTAAGGCTCAGTAAGAGGCTGGTGGAGAATGCGGTGCTCAAGGCTGTCCAGCAGTATCTGGaagaaacacagaacaaaaaGCAGCCTGGGGAAGGGAGCTCTGTGAAAACAGAAGAGGCTGATCAGAATGGTTGTGACCAAGATAACAACAGGAAATGAGACTAGAACTCTGTCCCCTCTGCTCcatagaaaaaaaaggaattgctGCCCCTCTGCTATGTCTTGGGACTGACTTGCCATGTGCTATTTAAGTGTCTCTTGTCCAATCCCTGGATATTGCCTGACACTTTCACAATTAATATGTTTGCACTGCTGAAGcacagaagaaaagtgagtgCTGGGACTAGCAGAGGAATTAATGAAAGAACGGCCCATGTTTTACTTGCACTCCACCTTGCACAAGGGACAGGAATGAATTTGGCTTATGCCTCCTGGACTCAAAGGCTATGGGAGAGGCCTTGCCACCAATGGAATACTGCCATTTATATTGCTTTAGGCATCTGACTTCTTTTTATCTGAACCCAAACTCACACATCATTATCAAGTGCTAAATTTAAAGTCATCACTGTTGAAATGATCATGTGTGCAATTAGTCTATAAATATGTCATGTTTGTTCTCAATGTGCTGTGGCTCTGTGGTGATCTTTCTTTACAGTAAATTATGTTTTGtgtaaatgatatatttttaGCAAAATGCAATCTTTTCTATAAAATGTGGGCAacattttaaaggttttttttaaccttattttGATAAGTGAATATGCCATATTGAATGTTTTTCATTGATATTTGTACTTTAAAtgtattgtaatttttttcttaggcAAGAAACCTATTGGAATCCAAGACTTAATTAATGAAGCTGTGCATCAAGAAAGGATGAATCTGAAGTCCAAAGTGAAACAGATAAAGGAACTTTTATTAAAGCCTGAAATTCAGGCCAAAATTAGAAGGGAGCTTTTggaagaaatatttataaataaaagtaatcaAGCAAATAATGTTGATTTCATTGCAGCTTTGATATAAGCCCTACATTGCTATTACGGTAAGGTAGTTTATGAAATCTTTTTAGCTTATTATATAGCTCTTTGGTATAAACCAAAGTGTCCTGATAGTTTCTATATAACTGAACCAACTTTTGGTAAGGAGTTAATTTCTTGCTAAAGAAAACTGATTTTGCCCTATTATTTTTTTGAGCTAAACTCATGTTTTAGAATGTTTATTTTCTATACTATTGAGTCATTTTTTAGCAATGACTTTTTAATTAGCTGTTGTGATGTTCTTTGGGGCTCTGCAGATAAAAAATACAGACTGTGAAAAATCTCTTatagacaaaacaaaaccatcaccAGTATTTTAAGGGTCACTCGCCTCCTGTTGGCATGATTAACCCATAGAAGCATTGTCCAGGTGTGTCTGTATCTAGTATTACTTTTAATGAGAATTTGAATGTTTATTGATATTAGTATATGAATGAATATTATAAATTAATAACTGCAATCACTGGTTAAGAATGTTTTATATCCACATGTATTTTCACTGATCAAATTAtagtatgttttattattttttaataaatgtttttttctagttttctgaAGATAGCCCCAGGTCTTACCCCTTGTGATTTGAATTTGTTTGCACTGATTCATTTCATGaatgtttttattcattcttGAAAATTTTCTCCTTGTGTGATGATTATTGGTACCAGTTTTTTCTATAGTCATTGAAAAATTGCTGCTACTGATAGATCACAATGAAGGGGAGAAATGATTAGAGATCAGATATGTAATCATTTCACATATAAAATCCAGTTGGCTCATGGATTTTAGCTATTTTTTCACTGAGTAAATTAtactacatttatttataaatgagTTTATGCATTTTCACGCCTCTTAATAAACATATTGTTTTCCCTTAttgcctttcctcttctttttttttttgcctcatggAATTTGTTGATCCATATTGGTCTTCTGAAAACATGAGCAGGATCTCAGAATTTCAGAGTTTTCTTAGCTTTATGGGCCTGTCTTTATGCTAAGAGAGCCCAGTTGGCAAAACATTACTAACTTTAGATTTTAAATCATTTCAAATAGGtcagcttcacacacacacatacacacaaaacacacacgcacacacgcacacacacatgcaccccccccccaagggaacATTAAATTAAGAGAAAACCTAAATAATGTCTGATGAACAGCTCATCATGTGTCACTGAAGGACATTCATTGCCAAGGTGAGAGGTGGTAGATCTAGGTGCAGAGAACTGCTGGCTATGACTGCCTTTCAGGTTACAGGACTTTACTGCTCCCTTAAGTAAATCAGATGGTAGGAAACAAAAGTATTTCTGGTGTTGCCTTGTTTTCCAGATAAGGAAACAGATGTAGGAAACTGAATTTCTTTTCTAAGACCCCTCTGCAGTTGAGGATCTGGAGCTGAACCACAGCCCAAGGCCATGGTCACAGAGTTTCACTGTCAGTGTCAGCAGTGTCAAAAAGTCCTAGGTTCAGAGAATTTTTGATTTGGGACTTTTGGGTTAGTGATACTGAGCCTAGGCTAGGTTCATATCTACAGTATAGTTAAGATTTGAATGATCCATTCCATAACCCCAGTGTGCCACCTGCCAGTCACTCTGTGTTCCCAGAagggataatttgacttcttGTTCCAAATGTCACATCTGGCCTATGACCAGTAAGATGTGTTTACTCCTCTATAGTCAAGAACAGATGAAAAATGTGGCTACTACATTATGAAACAGATTAATAtttattacaaaaacaaatataacTTGATGGGTGATAAACTATGGTCATTCATGGTTTTCAACAGTTCAGACATCACCTATaagaatttttatcattttaacctccAGATTtgctaattgtacaaagggattcactgtgatatttccaccTGCACATCACATACTTAGATCAAATTCATGCTCTCTATTGCTCTTTCTTATCCTTTCTTGTACCATAACTTTTGTTTTTACAGCTTTCATTGGGTTCCAttttgatacacacacactttggatATATTCACCCCAATTCCCTCTACCCTTCCTCCACCCACTGGTCTACCCAGACTGTCCTCTGTTATCTTTAAAGGACTTGTGGCTCAATTCTGAATTCTGACTTTTCCAGATAGGTAGAATTCATCTAAAAATAAGCTCAGCATACTTTATGATAATGGTTTCCAAATTCTTACACAAATCTGATAGTACCAAACAAGATAAATCCCTAGATGATTTCATTCTCAGCAAAATGAATAGTAGAGCATTTCCCTCCAAGTAAGTGATATGTTATCTCCCTTCTTTCCTGGGTCACTGGGCTGGAGATAATAAGGCTCATTTATAAGGTAATCTGAGAGCTCCTCAAAGCAGGCACTATTATCATATATAACGTAATACGCTAGAACTGTTTATCTTTCTCCATTTAAATGTAACTAGTTGATTTGGGCAATTtggaatgatttaaaaataaaaactgcagtATTTATGCCTCTACATATCCCATTATTAGTCAATTATTGGAAGGCCAAGAACTTGCTATAGCATTAAAGCAAGGAACAAATAAATGAGAAACTGAGCAATCAAACTGAGAAATGAATCCCTTGTTTCTAGTAAACCTATGTTGCTTTCTTTCTAATGCTTTGAATTATTTCTGAGAACTGCTTTCATGTAATGCTGCCCTATATCTTCTGTGTTATATTCCTTGATAATAGAGAAGTGACAGTCCTGTTTGTAGTCCTGATACATTCAGCAGCCATATGACAGCTGCAGGTCTTGTACATCCATAACTATATTTCAGAGTGACACAACACACTAGTTCACTCCCTACAGTACCTACCTCCAAATCACTCAGGCCCAATATCTCCAATGACGCTTTTGAACCATAGGCCActataatttctttcttcctattttttccctttagagttactagggtttgaagtcgGGGTTTCATTTGCTAGGCtgtcgctctaccacttaaagtctatattttttttgctctagttatttttctgcctaggcctgACCTTAGATCTTCTTACCTACAATACTCCTACCTACATGTCCTCTAGAGCTGGGATCACTGGGAGGTATCACTATGCCCAGCCAGGACACTACATTTTCTCCACTGATACCTTTCCAACCACACCTAATTTAGCTTATCCATAATTAGGAAAAGTCTTTTCTGAATGCACATGTGGGATAATACAGTTATAGGAGGTAAGAGAACAAAGCAATAGGAATCTTGCTGGGTATGATGACTCATGCTTGTGTTTATAGCTACTTGGAGGTAGAGATAGACAGACTAGGATTTGAGGCTAGCCAGAGCAGAAAGGTAGCGAGACTTTGTCTCCAAGAACAGGGTAACAATGGTGGTTCATAAGAAATAAGAATCATTTGAGCTGAGTAGAAATGACAGTGCTGAGAAAAGAAATGTGCACCAGTCTGACAAAGGCTATCTGAAATGGTAAAGGAGGTAGAGAAAATAGCTTGAATATGTAATGGTAGGGAGAGGCTGAGCACAACTTTTTAAGATTGTAGAAGACAAATTCAGAAGCTGCTTTTGTGAGGTCTGTGTTTAAGAAATGTCTTTAggacctctctgtatatcagtttgatagtaaaaatttgaaaaaaaaaaaaaaagaaatgtctttagGGAGAGGCATGGAACGAGGGCTTTTAGTGACTTGGTGGACATCCATCACACTTATTGTCTAGCATCTTTTGCATACCTTtcctatgtttcttttgtttcctgtCTTTTAATTCCTGTTTCCTCATGATAGAGGCCCTAAGGTAGAGGCATGAGATTCACTTGTTAGTCTTCTGTGTCACTGAAGTTTAGACATGAGCTCTAGGTTCCACCCAGAAAAAGGATGACTTTGAATGGAGTCAGTCCATTCTGATGAGGGTTGCTAGCAAAGACCACTATGAAGAAGCAACAGTGCCAGAGGGCCTATCTAGGCCTATCAAGGGTAACCAGTGCTTGGATAGAAAGTGAAAGCTGGCAGAGGGTTAGTGAAAAACACTCCCCTTGCTCAGCAGCTAGTGGTTTAACAGGCATTGCACCACTCACCTCGTTCTCGAAACCGGAGGATTCCACGAGCTACTATCTCTTAAAGAGTTCATTCTCTACTTAAGGCTAGCTAAGGTTGGTTCTGGTATTTGATACTAAAAAATCCTAGCTAATACAGTTTATATTAAATCAGCATTTCAACATAGGACACGATTGACATTTTGGGTTGGATACTGTTTTTAGTGTGGGATGTTCCTGACCCTTCAATTCTGAATACTTGTAACAGACTCCAGTTACTGGGAAACCTTAAGTATGCTCCACATATATCCCAAATCCTCACTTAATGAAACCATGGTAGAGGAGACACCATTCAATAGAGCTCTCACAGCAGGGAACAGATGATGTTTCTTCTCATCCCCACTCTATCGAGAAGTAATTTAGTTTCAAGGAACTCATGTTCACTCTGCACACATTATCAGGAAActggaaagaaacaggaaaataaaaccacCAGCCTATTTTATGTGAGAGAGATCAAAGTACCTAGTGCTGAACTTAGAAGAATGACTGAAAGGGTCAATTGTACTGCTAGTTATGGAGTCAATGTTGCATGAATGTATAGATTTATGTGATTTTTCAGGGAGGGGAGACTTAAGGTTGAGGAATCAATGAATACCCCAAACGTAAGTAGAAACAGTATGAAACAAGATATTTGCATCTGTGAAAGACTGGCTTATTGTTCTCAGCCCTCCACACTTCctaatattattttctatgtgaATTCTATGGGCCTGCCTTTTCCACATGACTGTAAGTAATCCCACAAAAAGCAGAATATAATCCTCTGTTCCATTGGTGTTGAGCTTGACCATGTGACTTGCTTTGACCAATGGGTGTTGATGGATATGAAGCAAATAAGTGAAACTATGGAAATACATGGAAGAGATTGGACCAAATCTTCAGGCTGGAACCAAGCCTTGCCATATGTGTCTGTGACTAGTGTCCCTTAAGAAAGGGGAGCAAGAAATATATGGTAGATGGTTGTTACAAAGCGTTAGCCTGGTAAAAGCTGACTAGTAAAAGATCTATAGATCCAactaaaacacaaaagcaaatttgatcaaagttgttaatttaaaaagattGAGCATTTAGGACATaccattttttttactatgttaaTCTAGCATTACATAATTtgagatattttaaattaaaaaaaatttttttgctagttttggaccttgaactctgggtctgggtgctgtccctaagctccttttactaaaggctggtactttaccgcttgagctacagcaccacttcccactttttctgtgattaagtaaaggtaagagtttcacagactttcctgcccaggctggctttgaactgcgatcctcagatgtcagactcctgagtagctaggattaaaggcatgagccaacagcacctggctatttttaagcagtaaatatgtttatatatgcatataacactTTACTATTGGTGATTTCTAAGTGACAGGAATCAAGGTGGGGTTGCTTCCTAATGTATgcgttttgagatttttttcaaaatggcatataaaacatttattattataaacCAAATCagaaattctatttaaaaataaaacatgcataTATGGATATTGGCTAATTTATTGCATTCAGACATAAATATGTAGGATATAAAGATTGCATTACTCATTAGCAgtgtgcattcattcattcattcgctcATGTGTTTTCTGAATGCTTCCTTTGGGTGTGATGCTGGCTGAGTAGATGGTATGCAAAAGAGCCATCTGTTGGGATGACATGTGGCATATTGACAGGGATGTATTTATTCACTTGTCTGTAATATATTTGTTTCCTCCGTATTATTTTCAGTAGTACCTTGTCTTCAGTGAGAGGCTGCAACTAAAGAGGATATAGAAGTGAAGGAGGCTGATTCACGTATATTCACTTTTTGGACTCCCTCTGGTCCAATTATTGGTTGGTTAACATGTGGGAATTGGGCTTTGTTTACTGATATACCCACTGAGACTTCAGCAAGCTAgacacaaaatgtgtgtgtgtgtgtgtgtgtgtgtgtgtgtgtgtgtgtgacagaaccTTGCCTGAAACCATGTGAATAAAGGCAGCAACACCTCAAAATATAGGAAGCATAAAAGACAATTTTGTGGGCATCAGGTATTTGGCACATACCGCTGTATGTCTTACCTTCTTGGATCTTGGATTATGAGGCTGGCCAGACTCTGGGGACTTCTAGAAGCCTAAGCCTGTGTCCCAGGGATGACATATTCCAATTAGAAATCTTTCCTATACCCCTTAAgaactgtgtgtgtttgtgtatgtatttatgtatgtatatcctACACCTCAAGATAGTCTTCTGAAAGATCTGAAAGGCAGCCCATTAAAATGTAATCAACAGGAGAAATGGGGGTTTTGTCTCCCATTCTCTTTGGCAGATACCTAATTTCCATTAATGCCAGTGAATTCCATTCATGGGCCAGGATGGCCCATTCCACTTCCTTTGGAAAACCTTCTTATCTACTTTTTGTCATACTTTCTCTTCTCTGACTGTTTGAGTGCTTCCCTCTGTCTATACTTCCTTATTTCCCTTTAAAAACAAATGGCCTTCCCCCCTCAAATCCAAACAgagccaatctctctctctctctctctctctctctctctctctctctctctctctctctctctccctccctgccccctgctgCAGTAGTTATAAAATAGAAGGTGTGGAAGGGAAAAGAGATAGCTTGTCTTCCCATCACCAAActcaaagctgagcatcacaAAGAAAGATTGATAAAAGCAAAACATAGTGAATGCAAATTCATTCAATATGAAGTTTGTGACACAAGGATACTGACTTCCTGCCCATCATTTATAAAACCAATATTAAGGCACCTTTTGATTGTTTTGCAATAAAAAAAGAGTTTTACAGTTAATGGACAGAAGAGAGGAAGCAAGCTCAAATCTGTCTTTGTGATTTGTTGGTGAAGAAGGCTTTAGAGGGTTTAGGGAAATGGATGGCTAATGTTTTAGGGTTTTCTCAGATGGAATTGTGTCTTTTGAAGTTTTTACTACTTTAGGGCTATATTATAATTCCATGAACAGCACCTGTCACTTTTTCCCCCAAGGAGCTCCCAGTTCTGAATGTGAGATTCTGTTGGTCAAAGACTTTTAGTTCCATCCAGCTCATAATTATTTTTAGAGTACACTTTATGTTACCTCCCAGGAAATGTTCTATAAAACATCTAACAATTCATAATGAATCAATTATTTCAAAACACTAGTcttagaggaaagagaaagctccATTTTGATATGTGTGTTTTGTAAATGAGATTAGAGCAGCTGTGTTTTTGCAGTTACCAGCAGTAGGATTCTGTCCTCCCACAGAGTCTTGGAGACAgaggtattttttaatttttttttggatgaTGTCACTCTAAGGAATGACTCTCAGGTGCTTGAGAGTATGCAAGAAACATGTATTTACAACTGGAAGCCCTTTATAATAAATGCTAAGCAAGCTTTTACTATATAGAGGCTCTGACCTCTTGAAGCAAAGCTTAGCTTCAACCCAAAGAAATAGGAGAACTTGCATGTTTTGATACTAAGTTGAAAGAAGTGGCTAATTGTGGAGAAGTCTGATTGGACAAAGGAGAGTAGTTTGTAGTGCCCCTCTTGGGGGAATTTAGCAAG
The nucleotide sequence above comes from Perognathus longimembris pacificus isolate PPM17 chromosome 9, ASM2315922v1, whole genome shotgun sequence. Encoded proteins:
- the Akap7 gene encoding A-kinase anchoring protein 7 isoform X7; its protein translation is MGQLCCFPFSRDEGKICELESLSSAVLQRHRKDIQSWPSGEKNGREPDDAELVRLSKRLVENAVLKAVQQYLEETQNKKQPGEGSSVKTEEADQNGCDQDNNRK